Proteins encoded together in one Riemerella anatipestifer window:
- a CDS encoding 2,3,4,5-tetrahydropyridine-2,6-dicarboxylate N-succinyltransferase yields MSLQQTIENLWENRDLLQNEENQKAIREVIAKLDKGELRVAEPTANGWQVNEWVKKAVVMYFPIQKMETIEVGPFEFHDKMPLKRNYAEKGVRVVPHAVAREGAYIASGVIMMPSYVNIGAYVDSGTMVDTWATVGSCAQIGKNVHLSGGVGIGGVLEPLQAAPVIIEDDVFVGSRCIVVEGVHVEKEAVLGANVVLTGSTKIIDVTGEQPVEYKGRVPARSVVIPGSLTKKFPAGEYQVPCALIIGKRKESTDKKTSLNDALRENNVAV; encoded by the coding sequence ATGTCATTACAACAAACAATAGAAAATCTTTGGGAGAACAGAGATTTATTACAAAATGAAGAAAACCAAAAAGCAATTAGAGAAGTTATTGCTAAACTAGACAAAGGAGAGCTTCGTGTAGCTGAACCTACGGCTAACGGCTGGCAAGTAAACGAATGGGTAAAAAAGGCGGTAGTAATGTATTTTCCTATTCAAAAGATGGAAACTATCGAAGTAGGACCTTTTGAGTTTCATGATAAAATGCCTTTGAAAAGAAACTACGCTGAAAAAGGAGTAAGAGTAGTGCCTCATGCTGTGGCTAGAGAAGGGGCTTACATAGCATCTGGGGTTATTATGATGCCATCTTATGTAAACATTGGGGCATATGTAGATAGTGGTACTATGGTAGATACTTGGGCTACAGTGGGAAGTTGTGCTCAAATAGGTAAAAATGTACATCTAAGTGGAGGAGTTGGTATTGGAGGGGTTTTAGAGCCATTACAAGCAGCACCTGTAATTATAGAAGATGATGTTTTTGTGGGATCTAGATGCATTGTAGTAGAAGGTGTACATGTGGAAAAAGAAGCGGTTTTAGGTGCTAATGTGGTACTAACAGGTTCTACTAAGATTATAGATGTAACAGGAGAGCAACCTGTTGAATATAAAGGGAGAGTACCAGCTCGTTCAGTAGTAATTCCAGGAAGTCTTACCAAGAAATTCCCAGCAGGAGAGTATCAAGTACCTTGTGCTTTAATTATAGGAAAAAGAAAAGAATCAACAGATAAGAAAACTTCTCTTAACGATGCTTTAAGAGAGAATAATGTAGCGGTATAG